One segment of Bacteroidales bacterium DNA contains the following:
- a CDS encoding STAS domain-containing protein: protein MLKIRNINNITVINFDSDIKRLNVTISSKVKEQLLEIINKPNSKLILDFNGISFIDSSGFGALVNIYNKAKENNSYFKLCNISQETMELVFVTKLDKVFEIHDTLDGCLNSF, encoded by the coding sequence ATGCTAAAAATTAGAAATATTAATAACATTACAGTAATAAATTTTGATAGTGATATAAAAAGATTAAATGTAACTATTTCCAGTAAAGTCAAAGAACAATTACTTGAAATAATCAATAAACCAAATTCAAAATTGATACTTGATTTTAATGGTATTAGTTTTATTGATAGTTCAGGTTTTGGTGCTTTAGTTAATATCTATAATAAAGCTAAAGAAAATAATAGTTATTTTAAATTATGTAATATTTCACAAGAAACAATGGAACTTGTATTTGTTACTAAACTTGATAAAGTCTTTGAAATTCACGACACTCTTGATGGTTGTTTAAATAGTTTTTAG